The sequence caaaacggaggaaacagacctcctacggccgaaacgggggtcctgttgatcgggaggggtgtgatgtaccacaaaacggaggaaacggacctcctacggtcgaaacgggggtcctgttgatcgggaggggtgtggggtaccgcaaaacggacgaaacggacctcctacagtcgaaacaagggtcctattcatcgggaggggtgtggcgtaccgcaaaacgggactccatgggatactgttcatctccaccatcgacgtcctctagcctccacgggctaccgtcgacctcctccagcctccacgggctcctgttcatccagcctccaccacgcgctactccaccggctattgttcaaccacccctccaccgtctactgttcatccagccctccaccatctactgttcatccagccctccacaccacggggtcctattcaaccacccctccacggccacccctccatagtttactattcatccagccctccacaccacgaggtcctgttcatccagaggcaacgccaccgctcaataTTCATACACCctcccccaacgctcactgttcatccaaccgatcggcttcagttagcagaagtagcgaaggaatcgctccatcaggttcagttaacagccatcaatcaatcgctcgggttcagtaacgcgtatcctgcagtgcaatcgcttgggttcagttagagcccaacgcctcgctcgggttcagttagagccaacgcctcgcacacacacgcgtacgtgtacgagagaaatgcgcatcgctcggcccccgacctcccaccgtaactggcaactccccgaaatttttctctcccttgcttctaccacggttttttccgtcatggacggcccaaagaatgtcatgcagctgtgtctccggcccgcccaggacgaaaagcccattttctgtcatgattttttttcatagaagtaggagcccaccacatctatgatgataccgggttttgtcacaattatcgtcatagaagtgtcatatgtatgacagaaaaaaaattcattcggcccaaaatgtcacggatgtgtcttttttttgtagtgatactcgGGTTGTACTTGAAAACTGCGTGCATTAGTTAACATAAGAATACATATGAGAACACAGTATATACATCAAGAACATCCAATCATTTGATAATTAGAGTTCTCACCGAGCACGTCGCCGGACTGGATGTGCTTGCCGCTCTCCCATCCGGAGACGCCGAAGCTCCATCCCTTATTGTCACCAACGGTCCACTCCTTTCCCTGGACGATGGTGGTTGCACACCAAACAGCCAGAAGCAGCACCAAAAGGGTGGGTACCATGGTTCCCCGTGCCATCGATAGTGTTGCTCTTGACTTCTTGTTGCTACCGAAGATCACAagaacaaaaaaattgaaatagTGGACGATCTCTCAAGTGATGGATTGCGTTCGTTCTCCttctcatatgatatatatataggcAGTCAGCTAAAATCATTGTTTTAATGTGCTCAAATAATGAGAATCTTGCCTTAAATGACACAAATATACAATTGTGATATGCAACATTAGTTAGTATATGCTACCAAATCCTCCAACTCATATAATCTGATCTTGGATTAATGGAAATGAATGAGGATGCATTTATTTCCTACTTTCAAGATTTAGTAAATATTTCTTTTTCGTGGATGCATTAGATGTATATCAAATTTTTATATATACTAGAATTAGATGACATAATCGTAATAAGAAAATATTAAAATACAAAATTATTTTTTATAAGGAGAAGTCCCTAATCTTGACTTTTCAACCATAGCAGCTAAAGCGATTGGAGGCCATGATTTGCGATTGTTTAGTCTCAAATAATATGAAACTAGTagtgtgacccgcgcatttgcgcggctagatttattATGTATTGTCTTCCTTTTATATTTACATGTGTACTATATTTAGATTTACATGTTGGTGTACTTATTAGCTAGAGATTTGAAATTATAGATATTACAGATAGTGGCATGTCACAACTACACCATGTTGAACTTGTTTGGTTTTGTTGTGACTTTTTTTGGTATTGACTTGTCGTGTGACATTAAAAATCTgatatgcttagcttgtcatgaaaaTATAGCATTTCTTGCTAATATACATCCTTCTCTCGCACACTACTCACCCTTGGTGTTTATATTTTCATATTTTTTGATGATTTTCTACACAAAGTTAAATCAACTCGGATGACATATACTTAAAGGCTTTTTTTATCTTCCTCTACCCATCTTGCACAATCATTTATGGCTTGGTCACTCTCGTTATACCTTGAACATTGGCTGTACTTTCTTATTATTATTTGTTGCAATGTATGCCTGCTATGGTATTTTCATACATGCACATAAATTGATTTTTCAAAGTTGAACACTTCTTGTTGGTACCACCTATTGTGGTCTCCAAGAGTGATTTTAAATCGTGTGTGCCTATTATTCATCAACCACTTTCCATACTACTAAATATACTCATGTTTGTACTTTTAAGTGCCTTATTTTAGCACAGGTTCTCCTTCGATGCATATTTAGTGCTACCGAATGGAAATTAAATAGAATAGTCCTTTTAATTTTAAATTGCACATGTCCTCGGATGCCAATTTTAAAATAATTTTTTCACACGTATTTATGAGGTTGATTTTATGTTTTTGGGTAAAAACTTCATAATTGCTCATGTTATCTTCTAAATTATTTTACAATTTGAGATGGCCTCTAGTATATTACTGTAATCATTATTATTTATAATGATATGCTACTTGCCCAATCCAAATATTTCTTCTATATTTACAGACAAATTTAGAACACGTGAACCACATGTATTATATGTTTTTATCTATCTTTGAATGACCCAAATCAAATATTTTATTTTGATTATACACTGTGTATGCTAGgaaatgtgcccgtgcattgcaacgggagaaataaATTCTCGCATGCCCCTAGTAACCCATTCAATTATGTTGGCATTTATCCTCTTCGTCACTATCACCGATGTTGCTCATATTGTCCATCTAATCGTTATGAACGTGATCAATCTAAGGCGATGTGATTTTCATCATACTCTGGCACAATGCCCGTGTATCGCTATGGAGTAAACGCTGAACAATGGGTACTATTCCTCGTGCGTTTGTGATGGGTGCCAGTAGGTCTAGCGCATCGGGCTTCTGCTAAGCAGCTCATGCTTTAGCGAGGACATTGGGTATCGTGAGGCCCTCCTCGTTGATTTAGAATATACAGGAAAAAAATATCATATTGACCATGGCACTATCATACAGTAGCGGTAGCCGGGCTACCGTTAAAGTCCTTTAGATCGCCTCATCGACAGATCATGGATGCCATTGGGGCACTATCGATCCGCCAGTCGCCTAGGCACATGGAACATATGGATGACTGGGTGCAAATAATACACAAAAACACATGAATCAACGCACAGCATGTTTTGAGTTCCGTATGCCTTTTTTTTCTCTTCACTCGAACCAATTCGCCTAGTCGACTTCTTGtattttttgtgagttgtgtatccACTCCAATAATACTATTGTCAAGTATATTTAGGGATGAATATCTTGGCAAGATATGAAGTTCttaaatcttgaaatgaaaaaacaGGCCTACTTCTTTTTGGTATTTTGGACTAAATTCTTTTGTTCCTCGATTCTCAATCAAACCCTCGGATGCGAACATATAAGTCCACAAAAAGTAGATTATATACATAGATGTATCCTGGCACACATATATAGTTTTATTTGACATATGTGTTAATTTGTCATTAGGAGATTATAACTATACTTGAATTTATTTCAACATATATACTAATTTAAACAATTGGCATTTTTTTCCGTTGGctaattatttttggaaaataaaaatacataatatatatttatatatattaatgCATCTTTCATTTGGAGATAATAAATACACTTGATTTTTTTTTGCGTGGTAAATACACTTGAAATTGATTCAAAATTGTGACAAAATATCTTTAAAAAAAGAATTTGAGACCTGTTATTTTTCCTCTTGTCATTATTTAGTTATTAATAAAAATTTATCGTATGATAGCATTTAGAAGAAAATGAAAATATACGCGAAGAAAAAACTCAGGCGCATATCCCACAAAATTGCAACGGGCAGAGCATGGATATATTAAACGGGTATAAAAGACGTATGTATCCTTGTTGGTCACGTTGTGTTAAGATGCATTGTTTTTGGACTTCCATCATACATGGACTTCCTTACGTGTTTACCCAGTGCCAGTTGAATCGGATTGGCTTTTTTCAGAAGAGGCTAATTTCGGTTTGAGTTGCCGGTTGGCTGCCTATTTTGTGCCGCCTACGGACGTTGGCCAGCCGGACTGTGCGGTCTACTTTTCTATCCACCAATGTTGGACTCCTAATATGGTTCACACATGTATACGTGCGTATACGTGTGACAGTCCATTGTGTTGGAATATGCTGCTACATACGCGTTGGCATGTTACGTAAAACTTTTAAATCTCAACCGTTATTGTCCTAATCAAACGGATGAAATAATTTTAGCACATGTGGACGAACGTGGTGGCTCGTTTTACTTCTGTATTATGTATATAATAGAAGATTAACAAGAATATTCTCAATAAATGgagttcaaaaaaaattcagaagctGGAAATTTTAATGCATTGGGTTCATAGAGTAATTTTGGGCAAGGTTAATTTGGAACAATTGAAAAAGAAAAGAGCCCCAAATGGTTAACGAAGTAGTAATCCCGGTGAGATTCAGAAGGATCAAATAGAGAGGAAATTTTGTGAGACTTACCAAGCACTTGTAGCCACTTGGGACGGAGATTATGACCTCAAGGGCGGCCCCGTGAAAACTCCGCAACTACTCCTGATCGACGAAATTAGCCCTAAACTAACCATCCTGGCACAAACTGGAATGatctactgataacccacaagtatagaggatggTGATAGTCTTCAAggatagtatttcacccaaatttattgattcgacacaaggggagccaaataatatttatgagccttagcaattgagttgtcaattcaaccacacctgggaaaCTATATTTATGCGGCAAAGTGTTTAGTAACACAggagtttgatagttttgatagtaataGGAACAATAACAATAGCAGTTTGTGATGATTttaacaacaacataaatatgagAAAATAGTAGGCATTTGGTCAgcgatggatatttgtgttggatggcactcataatataacagtcacaacctagagtggtacacaatagctccaattcatcaatgtaatataggcatgtattccgtatatagtctaCTTGCTTATAATAAGAaattgcatgacatattttgtcctaccctcccgtggcagtggggtccttaagGAAACTAAGAGAAATTATGGCATCCTTGTAAccgagaaccgaaacaaagcattaacacatggtgaatacatgaactccttgagggagtcctggattaaggggtcctcgggcgtccggcatgttgacatgagccggactgatgggttgtgaagatacaagaccgaagactctcacccatgTCCGGAAAGGACTCTcctaggcgtggaaggcaagcttggtgcccagatatgaagattcctttctctgtaaccgactttgtacaaccctagtcccctccggtgtctatataaaccggagggcttagtccatagaggcgaggacaatcataatcatataggctagacttctagggtttagtcattacgatctcgtggtagatcaactcttgtaatactcatattcatcaagatcaatcaagcatgaattagggtattacctacatagagagggcccgaacctgggtaaacatcgtgtccccagcctccaattaccattgaccttagacgcgcagttcgggaccccctacccgagatccgccggttttgacaccgacattggtgctttcgttgacaGTTCCGTTGCATCGTCACCAAAAAGGTTTGATggatccatcaatcatctacaacaattcTGTCCTgagggaggttttcctccccggccagatctttgtgttcggcggctttgcactgcgggccaactcactcggccgcctagagcagatcgacagctacgccccaggtcaccaaaTTAGTTTTGggaatctggactatgtcgctgatatccgaggatacttgatcttccaaggattcgcaCACCAACCTCCGCTCTAGCCTTAGATCCGGATCGCATCGCTAGGTTTGAAGACGAGCTCCCTGAGCTCGCCGGGCTATCTGCAGCCTCTAGGACCATCGTGGGAGAGCtggaggaagtagtgtcgctggaAACCATCATGAAGCCAAACCTCAGAGTCAACACTGTGCGAGTTCGACCAAGGAGTCTCCTTCTCACCGCACTCAACGGACTCCCTTCTCTCAGACCAAACCTCGCTTTTAAGTGAGGCCCTatacttgatgcgatccctcgtcattacagaggagcaacgtctgAACTATGctcagcccggactaggggctgagcgCAGGGGatttttacatcccacccaccacccactttatagccaatgtcaaggacttaacaaacatacttgattacgactccgaagacatcgacggtatggacg comes from Triticum aestivum cultivar Chinese Spring chromosome 5B, IWGSC CS RefSeq v2.1, whole genome shotgun sequence and encodes:
- the LOC123117376 gene encoding basic blue protein-like, giving the protein MARGTMVPTLLVLLLAVWCATTIVQGKEWTVGDNKGWSFGVSGWESGKHIQSGDVLVFKYNPSMHNVVQVGEGDYNSCRVSGPSRTYTSGNDHIQLARGGKAFFICSLPGHCQQGMKIDVTA